The Coffea eugenioides isolate CCC68of chromosome 8, Ceug_1.0, whole genome shotgun sequence genome has a segment encoding these proteins:
- the LOC113780997 gene encoding homeobox-leucine zipper protein ATHB-15-like produces the protein MMAVTSACKDGGTKVQLDNGKYVRYTPEQVEALERLYHDCPKPSSLRRQQLIRECPILSNIEPKQIKVWFQNRRCREKQRKEASRLQGVNRKLTAMNKLLMEENDRLQKQVSQLVYENSFFRQQSQNATLATTDNSCESVVTSGQPHLTPQRPPRDASPAGLLSIAEETLTEFLSKATGTAVEWVQMPGMKPGPDSIGIIAISHGCTGIASRACGLVGLEPTRVAEILKDRPSWFRDCRAVDILNAMSTGNGGTIELLYMQLYAPTTLAPARDFWLLRYTSVMEDGSLVVCERSLNNTQNGPSMPPVQHFVRAEMLPSGYLIRPCEGGGSIIHIVDHIDLEPWSVPEVIRPLYESSTLLAQKTTMAALRQLRQISLEVSQPTVTGWGRRPAALRALSQRLSKGFNEAVNGFTDEGWSMLDSDGIDDVTVLVNSSPSKLTGVNFHYTNGFSSVSNAVLCAKASMLLQNVPPAILLRFLREHRSEWADSGIDAYSAAAIKASPCSVPVSRAGNFGGQVILPLAHTIEHEEFMEVIRLENIGHYREDMIMPADIFLLQLCSGVDENAIGTCAELIFAPIDASFSDDAPLLPSGFRIIPLDSKVDSSSPNRTLDLASTLEVGPSGNRISGECSRHSGSAKSVMTIAFQFAFEMHLQENVAAMARQYVRSIISSVQRVALALSPSHLGSHPGLRPPPGTPEAQTLARWICQSYRFFLGVELLKPVSEGSESILKTLWHHSDALMCCSLKPLPVFTFANQAGLDMLETTLVALQDITLEKIFDDNGRKTLFSELPQIMQQGFACLQGGICLSSMGRPVSYERAVAWKVLNEEENAHCICFMFVNWSFV, from the exons ATGATGGCGGTGACTTCGGCCTGCAAAGATGGTGGCACTAAAGTTCAATTGGACAATGGGAAGTATGTCCGTTATACGCCTGAGCAGGTCGAGGCTTTGGAGAGGTTGTATCATGATTGTCCAAAGCCTAGCTCCCTTCGTCGACAACAGCTGATTCGAGAATGCCCAATTCTTTCAAACATTGAGCCTAAGCAGATCAAAGTTTGGTTTCAGAACAGAAG ATGTAGGGAGAAGCAGCGTAAAGAGGCATCCCGCCTTCAAGGTGTGAACAGAAAATTGACAGCAATGAACAAGCTGTTGATGGAGGAAAATGATAGGTTGCAGAAGCAGGTTTCGCAGTTGGTGTATGAGAATAGTTTTTTCCGCCAACAGTCTCAAAAT GCAACTCTTGCCACCACTGATAATAGTTGTGAATCAGTGGTTACAAGTGGTCAGCCCCACTTGACTCCTCAGCGTCCACCAAGAGATGCTAGTCCTGCAGG ACTTTTGTCCATTGCAGAGGAGACTTTAACAGAGTTTCTATCAAAGGCCACTGGAACTGCTGTTGAGTGGGTCCAAATGCCTGGGATGAAG CCTGGTCCGGATTCCATTGGAATCATTGCTATTTCTCATGGTTGCACTGGTATAGCATCACGTGCATGTGGTCTTGTGGGTTTGGAACCTACAAGG GTTGCTGAAATCTTAAAAGATCGGCCCTCATGGTTTCGTGATTGCCGAGCTGTGGATATCCTCAATGCGATGTCTACTGGAAATGGTGGAACCATTGAACTTCTTTATATGCAG CTCTATGCCCCTACTACTTTGGCACCAGCTCGTGACTTCTGGCTATTACGCTATACGTCTGTGATGGAAGATGGTAGTCTCGTG GTCTGTGAAAGATCGCTGAACAACACTCAGAATGGTCCCAGTATGCCACCTGTTCAGCATTTTGTAAGAGCTGAAATGCTGCCGAGCGGATACTTGATCAGACCTTGTGAGGGAGGTGGCTCAATAATCCATATAGTTGACCACATAGACTTAGAG CCATGGAGTGTGCCTGAAGTGATCCGTCCGCTATATGAGTCGTCAACGTTGCTTGCTCAGAAGACAACAATGGCG GCTTTACGCCAATTAAGACAGATTTCACTTGAAGTTTCTCAGCCTACCGTCACAGGATGGGGAAGAAGACCTGCAGCATTACGAGCACTTAGCCAAAGATTGAGCAA GGGTTTCAATGAGGCTGTAAATGGTTTCACAGATGAGGGATGGTCTATGCTTGACAGTGATGGCATTGATGATGTTACTGTTCTTGTGAACTCTTCTCCCAGCAAATTGACGGGAGTAAATTTTCATTATACTAATGGATTTTCATCCGTCAGCAATGCAGTGCTATGTGCCAAGGCCTCCATGCTTTTACAG AATGTCCCTCCTGCTATACTTCTCAGGTTCCTCCGGGAACACCGATCAGAGTGGGCTGACAGCGGTATTGATGCATACTCAGCAGCAGCTATTAAAGCTAGCCCTTGTAGTGTACCTGTGTCTCGAGCGGGGAACTTTGGTGGGCAGGTCATCCTTCCACTTGCTCACACCATCGAACATGAAGAG TTCATGGAAGTCATCAGGCTGGAAAATATTGGCCATTATCGAGAAGACATGATTATGCCTGCTGATATATTCCTCTTACAA CTTTGTAGTGGAGTGGATGAGAATGCCATTGGTACTTGTGCAGAACTCATCTTTGCCCCAATAGATGCCTCTTTCTCTGATGATGCCCCTCTTCTTCCATCTGGTTTTCGCATCATTCCCCTCGATTCCAAAGTG GATTCCTCTAGTCCTAATCGAACACTTGACCTTGCATCGACACTTGAAGTTGGACCATCAGGAAACAGGATATCCGGTGAATGTTCCAGGCACTCTGGTAGTGCGAAGTCAGTTATGACAATAGCATTTCAATTTGCATTTGAGATGCATCTTCAAGAAAATGTAGCAGCTATGGCTCGGCAATATGTTCGCAGCATAATATCATCTGTTCAGAGGGTGGCCTTGGCTCTTTCCCCTTCTCATCTTGGTTCTCATCCAGGTTTACGGCCACCACCAGGGACACCTGAAGCACAGACGCTAGCTCGTTGGATCTGCCAAAGCTATAG GTTCTTTCTAGGTGTGGAGTTACTTAAACCTGTTAGTGAAGGAAGTGAATCCATCCTCAAAACTCTTTGGCATCACTCAGATGCTCTCATGTGTTGCTCTTTGAAG CCATTGCCAGTTTTCACCTTTGCTAATCAGGCTGGACTTGATATGCTTGAAACCACTTTAGTTGCACTCCAAGATATTACTCTTGAGAAGATTTTTGATGACAATGGAAGAAAGACACTCTTCTCCGAGCTTCCACAGATTATGCAACAG GGTTTTGCCTGTCTTCAAGGTGGCATCTGCTTGTCAAGTATGGGTAGGCCAGTCTCTTATGAGAGAGCCGTTGCTTGGAAGGTGTTGAATGAAGAAGAGAACGCTCACTGCATATGCTTCATGTTTGTTAACTGGTCTTTCGTTTGA